GATAGAGGCGGGGAGGTAGAGATGAATGGCTTCCAGTTGAAGTTCTTCACCCAGCAGGATCGCAAGTACGCCGGGCTGCCACTGGCCCAATGGCTGCTGGAGGAAGCGCGCCGGCAAGGCGTACGCGGTGCCACCCTGATGACCGCCAGCGAAGGTTTCGGAAAGGCCGGGCGTATTCACTACGCGCATTTCTTCGAACTGGCCGACCAGCCGCAGGAGGTCACGATGGCGGTCAGTGCCGAGGAGTCA
The Pseudomonas triclosanedens DNA segment above includes these coding regions:
- a CDS encoding DUF190 domain-containing protein, producing the protein MNGFQLKFFTQQDRKYAGLPLAQWLLEEARRQGVRGATLMTASEGFGKAGRIHYAHFFELADQPQEVTMAVSAEESERIFESIRQAGVRLFYVKTPIEFGVFGEEE